AAGTTTATTTATCATTTCTAATCCATCTTTCCGATAACAAATTTAAGCACCTTCTGCATTATTTCCCTAATGAATTAGATTATGGATTcattacatattaatatataattgtgTTATACATTTTGGACGGGTAAAAGCATTAGACCTAAttgttatttcttaaaattttcctATGGatgaataaaaatgagaaatattaaaTCTTATACTCATTTCTCTCTCTcgtatttcttatttaaaaagaaaaatgtaaattagTTATACAAActcttttgcaatttttttataaatagttcTTTATAACGAAAACATGTAGGCATATTTGGATTTtcctaaatttaaaagtatGTTTTAAGAAGCTACTCATAACATAcgaatatatttgttaaaataataaaattaaaaagttgtaaaatataaattatattttgaataaacgtttatttaaaattgttaatcaaattttataaaaatattaacatttaatatataatcaGGGATTAAACTAGGTTAAATTTGTAACAAAAACTTgcttttgtttaaaaaaaatctggAAACATTTTGGTtgaaaaataatcttaaaaaaaacacaatcattcatacaaataatgagataatataggaaataaaaacaatttataatatcAAAGACCTTATAAGTCATCATATAAAAAATGTCCGTGTCCGCGGATATCCGTGATTTTATTCACGACAGATAGTTATTATTTGcggatatttattatttgtggaTAACGggtaacaaatattttaatacctGCTTATAAACAGGTCGAGTATGAATATCATATTATCCGTATCCGTGGATATCCGTTatccgcaaaaaattaaaattaaaactaaaatttaatttatattttattaagttaaatttaatttaaattaaaattaacagtatattttattatgtcaaatttaattataattataatttaatttaatttatattttatttttataattttatattaaattttttataaaatatatattttttaaatatttgcgggtatcggatacccacgggtacccgcgagttttaaaaatatctgcgAGTATTTTTTAAGCGAATACCTGACGAATAAATGAATGGGTAGCGGACGAACTTTTTTTTAACGGGTTGAGTTGCGGATAGGCACTATCCATTCCTGACCcaacccgttgccatccctatttatattacatattttcaaatttttttttcttatagtaGAAACACTATGTATTCAAGTATGACTATTTCAGCTGGAAAATATATGTGAcgtgtattttatatataatcgcgtacaattttttgaatatattaaaataattttaaacaatttattaattatatttctaaatattacTTAACTAGTTACTAAAAGATGTTTCTAattaagtatatttataaaaaataaatacatgttatgctataatttcatatatctataaaaacaaaaacataagtACACATTTTAAATATGTCCACGTGTATTAATCTGGATTGAATTGaatctaacatatttttataattaaatgcaAAATTCACTTTAATaaaaactttgatttttttaatttccgattttgttaataatttttccCGTTTTATTAAGCTGCATTTAAATGACAAGGTGAACCGGCGTCGTTTATGCCAGGGTTTAACCTACGTCCCTGTATGTTTCAGCGCAAAACGGTCAGAGTAAACAACACTAGACGTTGGAGTGGCGGGTGCGAAGTGGCGCTCTAACATCCATCATTCCGCCGTCCTCCGCCGCCGCGTCTATGGCGGAACCTGCTGGGGTTCTGACATTCCAGGCCAAGGTTAGCCACGAAGCGAAACTAAAGGAACTGCTTCACCGAATCACCTCGCTTGAGATAAAGCTATGCTCCGACGGCGCAAAAGAGTTTGCGAAGCTTCTGAAGTCTGAGAACGGCGGTGACGTACTTCGAGAGTACGTGCATGGGTCCCCGAAGTGCTCTGAGCTTCTCGAGGCGTGGAAGCTTCGCGAAGGAAAGCAAGGCATGAACTATGTGTTCGACCTAATCTCCGCGATTTTCAACCACAGTGAAGGTAAGTACAACCCTAGCGTGGCGGAGAGTGTGAGCGTGAGCAAGGACTTGGATAAATTTGCACGGATATTGATTGCGGAACGGTTGAGTGATATCCACAAGGAGGTGAACAGCAAGGAGTGGCGCCGGCAGAAGGCGGCGCTATTGCTCCTGGCGTCGATTGTGCGGCGTGGCGCGAGCTTGGCGTCGGAGGTCTCGAAGAGCTTCGATTTTAAGCTGCCGGAGTTCGGGAGGATCGCGTCCGAGCATCGGAGGAAGAAACCGGAGGCGAGGGTAGGGTTGCTGCGGAAGTCGTTTGTTGGATTCGCAATGTCGTTTTTGGAGGTCGGGAAGCCGGGGCTGTTGCGGTGGATTTTGCAGCAGAGAGAGATGTATTCTGGCGTTCTGAGAGGGTTGGGAAGCGATGATGATGAGACTGTAGTGTTTGTGTTAACGGTGTTGAGAGATAGGGTTCTCGTTGTGGAGTCGTTGGTCCCTCCGGGGCTTCGGAGTGTGTTGTTTGGGAGTGCCACGTTGGAGCAGTTGGTTGAGGTTTGTGGAAGGGAGAGTGGTGGCGATGCTGCTGAGGTTGCGTTTGGGGTGCTTGTTAGGGTTTGTACTGATCCGTGTAATGGTTTAATGCCGGATTCGAAAATGCGGTTGAGGGGCAATACTAAGAGGGTCTTGGACCTCATGAAGAAGCTGCGGGTGACGGAGGTTCAACATCATAGCGACTTGCTTTTGGCTATTGTTGAGGCCAAGGGTTCTTTTGGTTTGTTGTATTTGAAGGAGTTTCCTTACAACATTGAAAATTTCAAGTCTTCTTCATGGTTAGAATTGTTTACCtgaattttgttgttgttgttgttgttgttgttatttgttATGTTTATGTGCATGATTATGAGTAATGTTACCATGATAGCAATACAATAATTGAGTTAAATAGTCTCCCAAAATATTAGATGAAGACTGAAAACGAATTAGCCAACCGTTTGGTATCTGAAATTATTACATGGTGTGGGACTATAACGGTCTCAATCAATCTCCACACAATACGTTATTCAGTGTTGTTCATCATTTTCCATAAATTAAGTGTTTCACGTAGAGATTGGTTGGACCAAGTATGTGTGGTGGTTTGTGATTTCTAATAATTAATCCTATCGGCTAGTATTAGAATTTGGCCAATGATAGTGTATTTAGAAGAGAGTTGGAAAATGGTGTTGGTAGCTATTTTTTGATATGTACatgttaatttttcatttttttttatttatacccTGTTTACTGATGTTGACTGATATATTTTTCAGGATTCCTGCAATATCTGTGGCAGCTCAATTGGTTTCGTTGGTTGGTAAGGGCATTTCTAAGgaaattacaaattttcaatCAAATGGTCCCAGGCTGTTGTTAGATAATATGGATTTACATAGTATTGTGAAGTGCCTGTTTCCTCGTCCATTCAGCAGGCCTGTGTTTAATAAGGGATTGCCTCACACCGAACCTTATGTGAGGCATGGTACTCTAAGGCTTCTTCTGGAGTTACTGAAATTTTTGGACTCTCTTTTTGGTGGTTTGAATCATAATTCTAGTTCCAGCAATCCATTCTTGCAGCATGTGATGTTTATCAAGGATGAAATTCAGAATTATGTTCAGGCTTTTCTTCCTGATCTGCAGGTTTTATTAAACCTACTTTCCTCTTTAGATGCCAGTTCTGAAGCCTGTAACTCAACTTTGAAGAGGGATGCATGCCATGATGAACATAACAGCAGTAagagaaaaaagttaaaactgGACACTTCAGAGAGTGGTGATATAGATATAGTTGTTGCTGGTCTAAGTTCTACTCCTGATATTGATTTGACTGACAACAGTGAAACAATTGATATTGGAGTAAGAGCAGATACATTGGACGATGAAGTGGATCTCATGAATATCATAGGGGAAATTTGGGGTGTGGACCTCCATTCCATAGATATTAGCTCATGGACAGACGTGGACTCGTACCTACTGTCTAAACTTCTTGATGCTATCAGATATTATCGTGtatgttcatttttttataatcttattttattcaaGCCATTGGGTGTCACTAATGCTGTTAAGTAAACAGAAAAATAGCTCATGATCAAACCAAAATTAAAGGCAGATTTAAATACTTCTACTGAATTATATAATTACGTAGTTTCTTTAGACAATTTTCTGTTTAGCATTTTGATATTCTGTTGGTGTTTGGAGTACTATGTTGTTTCATTTACTAAATTAAGgatattttaaacaataacttatatttttgaGTTTTGATGATGGCCTGATCCTCTAGTTTCTTTGATTTTTAAGGCTTTTAACGAATTTTTCTCTGTGCACTGGGAACTCAATTGCTTCAATGAGATATATCATTGCTTGATATATCTCATTCAATACCTTAGAGCTGTAATGACACTTTTCCCTACCAATTTAATCGATAGAGCTGTAATGACTCTTGACACATGCCTCAATCTTTTCATTTATTCTAGGAACAATGATATCTTATAACGGTGTGTCGTTAAGTGTGTGGCATTTTAGCATACTCTTGGATGCCTGTGATTTGTTTTACTAGGGTTAAACTCCTAAATTAGAGCTAATAGCGAGTGCGTTTCTAGCTTTTTTCTTggcattgattaatttgatttgtaCGAAATCAAgtgtaattataaatttagtgCTTAAACTAGGTATGACTTGGACTTTAGTGGTTTACCTTTTTGGTTATTCCTTTTTCACTTGACATTAACTGTTGatagaattatatttttgagATTGAGTATGCTCTAcaactataatttttgtaattttagaaGTATCTCAGTTTCATTGTCTTTTTTATGGGAAAATTCTATTAAGCACCAAATGCTTTACTCTAGAGTAGTCAGATTATGAACATGTGGCAGAACAGTTGAAtgtaaactaaatttaaaataaaacttcataCTTATGTGTGAAATGTACTTGTTGCATCTATGAATGCCTCCCTAATTAATGGGTCAGCCTACTGTTTCAGTATCCTAATGAAGGAAAGGAAATCTGGTGTGATTGttactttctttttatataaatttatattttttcttagttATTCAATTATACATGATGTCATCTTATATTCCTTTTCCGTTTTTCCTCTGCAGCGCTCTTTGCCTTTCACTTTGGATAGTTCTTTCGAAACTTTCAAGAGTCTTCTTAAAAGTCCGTTGGAACTAACAAGGCACCTGCAGGTCTCAGTGTTGTCCTTGATTGCGGAATACATTGAATGGTGTCCTGACAATGAAATTCCTATAAGAACACCACCCATGTTGTACAGATACCTACAACCATTCATTAAATTGTTAATGTTTTCACCATACAATGAAACAAGGGATTTGGCGTATAGACTGGCCTTGGCAGCTATGTTCAGTACTGGCGGTTTTGATGGGAACCTTCACGAGATAGAAGgatggtttttatttttaccaGGTTATAATGCAAAGAAACCCCCTGTCAAAATGTTGGAGGCTGATGCATTACAGAGTTTTACTTTGTTTGTAATATCATTCTTGTGTGATGCTGTTTCTACGCTTGGgaataatttagttaaatattgGAAAATTCTTCAGAGTCATGCCCATATTTTGGAAGGCAGTACAGGTGATCAGTTCTATATTCTCATATTTTACTTCTTTGTATACAGTTAACTCTAAAATCGTGTATATCATATGCTgcttcttttcctttttgttgTACTGCATAAGTTTTTGATCTGGTTCTGTAAATTCATAGGATCATTATCTTTCTATAGAGATAGAAATATGCATATTATCATTTTCTATGGTCACAATATCTGCTagtttttttgtcatttcttCAGAAATGTTAGCATCTGATGTTGCCAAAATTGTTTTGGCTCTTGATTGCTGATTTTGTGGTTTCGTTTCAGATTTATCACCTCATTTTAGCCCTTTTGTCGTATGTGTGCTGGAGAAGTGTCTAAAGGTGATCCGACCTAAATCAGGATCCTGCTCTGTGCCTAAAAAATCAGTGGTATTATTATACACTTGCAGTACAGTCAAGTATCTCTTGCAAACGCAGGTACATGATTCATCATTTGACAATTTTGCTTACTTTTAGTTTGCAGTTTGTGCACATCTAATGTTAGATCTTTGTTTCTGATAGGTCAACCCTGAATTGTTATCTGCTTTAGTTCATGCAGACTTGACAGAGAGACTTGGTGGCAGTTATGAATGTGGTGAAGTCTTTCCCCAGTGGAAGCCACTGAAGGATTTATTGGACTTTGTGGAGAGCATATTACACCATCGGAATTATTGCATCTTCTCTAACAATGAAGAATCTGTCCTTCCTGATAGTTCTCTGGGAAGTGCGCTTGGTAGTGTAAGTAGATTGTTGAATTGTGGGTCTAGTCATGCAGTTACTGAAACAACGATATCTTTCATATCCTCCATTATATTGGAAGATGGGGGTAAAATGTTGACAAATATGCCATTGCAAGTGGTCATTCCACGTGACTTGGTTGGAGTTCCTTTTTCCCACTTATTGTCTGTACTTTTTCTGGATTATAGTGTTCTTCACCATGCTACAAAGTTGTGGCCTGCAATGTTTTATGCTGGTTTGGATATGGCCATGTCAAATCTTGGTATTGGCAGTCAAAATGCTTCTCCTGTTGGGAATTCTGATCATAGATTGTATCCAGAGTCTCTGACTTGTAGCCAACTTTTAGATGCTTCTGAAGCTGATGCTGTTACATTTAGTATCTTTCTGAGACAGGCACCTTTCCATGTGGTATTTCCTGCAATGATGTGTATGAGTGGTCCTTACATATCAAAGCTATCTAAAATACAAGAGCTGTTACTGCATAAATTATCTGCATCCATAAGTGATTGCTTGCTCCTTCCCAATCTGCAACTCCTGCTGTTCTGGACTCATCGGATTCAGTTATGTTACAAAGTTAACCCAATTGCTGAAATTGAACAACTTCTGACTGTGTGTGTTAAGCTTGTAGGGAGCTTGTTAGCGCAATTGTTGGTCCCAGAGAGTTGTTCTGACTGCTctatgaacaattttttttgttcaagatATAACATTAAAGAAGTGattaaaaccatttttttcCATCCCTGTGTTTTGATGTCATTATCTCTTTCGATGGGAAGTTATCAGAACATTGCAAATGGAAATGTAGAGGACGATTTCAATATGCTTAATGTAGTATCTGATGAGGGTTTTCACAAATTTGGTAATCCAATTCTAAAGATATTATCAATGACTCTTGATCACATGTGGTCTTTATTTGGTTTCCACCTTTCGGCGTCTACAGCTGAAGATGTTGGTAGTTTATTTGTGAAGGAATTTAAAGGCTTTCAACAAAAGCTATTTTTGGATGTCAGAGATAAATTTGAGTTTTGCATTCGTACTGAAGATGTGATGCCTCTCCTTCCAATATTATGTACTTTACATACTTTGCATAGGTTTTTATCACCTTTTGAGCTTCTTGAATTAGTGGATTGGATGTTCAGTAGAGTTGAAGTGAATGATTTACCAATTAAGAAATCTCTGTTATCTGTTGGATGTTCCTTATCTGCTGATGCTTTCAGTGCtttatccatttattttcaACAGTCATCTGAAAACAGGGCACCTTATGATTTGTTTTGGGGGATGGATGTAAAGAGTATGAAAACTGATATTTTTGAGCAGATTTACATCAAGGTTGTGGATTTTTCTCTATGTTTTGAAGTGGATAGTGCTGATAGATGCTTGCTTGAAGCTATCAATGCCTTGTATACGCAGAAACATATGCAGCAAGAAACTTTTCATCCTCTGCTGTTGATCATGTGGAAAATTATAATGGTTACTCCATTGAAAAGTCTTTCCCATTACATTTACAAGACAAATGCTAAGAAAGCTATATTTTTGCGTATTCTTACTGAATTGAGTTCCCTGCATTCGTTGGTCTTTGGGCATTCATTTTTTGGTATAGTGAATAGAAGTTTACATAATGATATCGGTGGGATGGAACATATCTCTGATCTTACTATTTCGGAAGATCAGTATATACTACTTCTACCGGCCTCTTTGTCATACTTGAGCTTGATTTCCAAGAGACACGGGGTGCAGAATCTCAAAGATTGCGGACCTATaccttatttttattcaaaaattctCTTGAAAGGTTTCAGTCAATGGAGGAGCTTTTCgtctaaagatatatttgagGAAGAATACGGGGAATTCTTTCCATCATCTGTTCAAGAACTTCTCTGTCGTATTGATCACAGTCTTCTTGGGAAATCAATTCATATGTTGCAGTATCACTTTGCTCTTAATGGggattcaataaaattgaaaaagagattaaagttatttaaatcCATTTGCCCAAAACTTGCTTCGCACGATAACCTGATTGACTGTGAGAGTCAAGTTATTGATAATTATTCTCCACGCCAGTCTTTGAATATCATCAATCGTGTTGTTGCAAAGATATcactttgtaaaatattattgtttcatgAAGAAGCAGGTATGAAAGATGTTTCAGTGAAAATGCAAAGCAAAATGGGAAAGTCTAGGATgcattttataaatactttggTGGACATTTGGCAGTTTATTGTGAAGAAATTTTCTCTAGCCTCTGATCAATCTAAAACTGCAAAAGGCACAAATATTTCATTGCTATATAATCTCATGGAAGAGTTTTTGTTGAATATTATTCTGGAATTGGTTGGGAAAATGGAAAATGATCTTATTCAGTTGCCATCTATTTCCTTCCTTGAGCAATTAATCAGATCTGCTCTTCTCTATAGGTTTGGTGATTTTACAACAGTGAAAACTCTCCGGGTTATATTATCACAGCTTAATGAGGGGAGGCTAT
This portion of the Vigna unguiculata cultivar IT97K-499-35 chromosome 6, ASM411807v1, whole genome shotgun sequence genome encodes:
- the LOC114186667 gene encoding uncharacterized protein LOC114186667; this translates as MAEPAGVLTFQAKVSHEAKLKELLHRITSLEIKLCSDGAKEFAKLLKSENGGDVLREYVHGSPKCSELLEAWKLREGKQGMNYVFDLISAIFNHSEGKYNPSVAESVSVSKDLDKFARILIAERLSDIHKEVNSKEWRRQKAALLLLASIVRRGASLASEVSKSFDFKLPEFGRIASEHRRKKPEARVGLLRKSFVGFAMSFLEVGKPGLLRWILQQREMYSGVLRGLGSDDDETVVFVLTVLRDRVLVVESLVPPGLRSVLFGSATLEQLVEVCGRESGGDAAEVAFGVLVRVCTDPCNGLMPDSKMRLRGNTKRVLDLMKKLRVTEVQHHSDLLLAIVEAKGSFGLLYLKEFPYNIENFKSSSWIPAISVAAQLVSLVGKGISKEITNFQSNGPRLLLDNMDLHSIVKCLFPRPFSRPVFNKGLPHTEPYVRHGTLRLLLELLKFLDSLFGGLNHNSSSSNPFLQHVMFIKDEIQNYVQAFLPDLQVLLNLLSSLDASSEACNSTLKRDACHDEHNSSKRKKLKLDTSESGDIDIVVAGLSSTPDIDLTDNSETIDIGVRADTLDDEVDLMNIIGEIWGVDLHSIDISSWTDVDSYLLSKLLDAIRYYRRSLPFTLDSSFETFKSLLKSPLELTRHLQVSVLSLIAEYIEWCPDNEIPIRTPPMLYRYLQPFIKLLMFSPYNETRDLAYRLALAAMFSTGGFDGNLHEIEGWFLFLPGYNAKKPPVKMLEADALQSFTLFVISFLCDAVSTLGNNLVKYWKILQSHAHILEGSTDLSPHFSPFVVCVLEKCLKVIRPKSGSCSVPKKSVVLLYTCSTVKYLLQTQVNPELLSALVHADLTERLGGSYECGEVFPQWKPLKDLLDFVESILHHRNYCIFSNNEESVLPDSSLGSALGSVSRLLNCGSSHAVTETTISFISSIILEDGGKMLTNMPLQVVIPRDLVGVPFSHLLSVLFLDYSVLHHATKLWPAMFYAGLDMAMSNLGIGSQNASPVGNSDHRLYPESLTCSQLLDASEADAVTFSIFLRQAPFHVVFPAMMCMSGPYISKLSKIQELLLHKLSASISDCLLLPNLQLLLFWTHRIQLCYKVNPIAEIEQLLTVCVKLVGSLLAQLLVPESCSDCSMNNFFCSRYNIKEVIKTIFFHPCVLMSLSLSMGSYQNIANGNVEDDFNMLNVVSDEGFHKFGNPILKILSMTLDHMWSLFGFHLSASTAEDVGSLFVKEFKGFQQKLFLDVRDKFEFCIRTEDVMPLLPILCTLHTLHRFLSPFELLELVDWMFSRVEVNDLPIKKSLLSVGCSLSADAFSALSIYFQQSSENRAPYDLFWGMDVKSMKTDIFEQIYIKVVDFSLCFEVDSADRCLLEAINALYTQKHMQQETFHPLLLIMWKIIMVTPLKSLSHYIYKTNAKKAIFLRILTELSSLHSLVFGHSFFGIVNRSLHNDIGGMEHISDLTISEDQYILLLPASLSYLSLISKRHGVQNLKDCGPIPYFYSKILLKGFSQWRSFSSKDIFEEEYGEFFPSSVQELLCRIDHSLLGKSIHMLQYHFALNGDSIKLKKRLKLFKSICPKLASHDNLIDCESQVIDNYSPRQSLNIINRVVAKISLCKILLFHEEAGMKDVSVKMQSKMGKSRMHFINTLVDIWQFIVKKFSLASDQSKTAKGTNISLLYNLMEEFLLNIILELVGKMENDLIQLPSISFLEQLIRSALLYRFGDFTTVKTLRVILSQLNEGRLSFDLYLQLLLAHSQFAHTLHSVHKPAGSFLKPVSSILKCLVIRSLDYCESDVKQTGPTTVLSSGPLEIVRMLRILLWIKARQTDSDYGNDININLKELHALLRHSYGATVSWIDLEISNLMQQIESMSCLLSQNVKLDSETIEEWYKGHHGDNFPIDPDICVSTVLYFPFDRSISDEPPSANKIEPDTIRKKVHYSHVEDRERYDPAFILRFSIYSLSKAYIEPVEFAGSGLLAIAFVSMSSRDNGIRRLAYGTLDKFKNALEKCQKRKDVMGLRLLLNSVQNSIEEPWQRIPSVISLFAAEASCVLLDPTNDHYAAISTFLIHSSKLNMRVIPMFDNFFWSTSVNFKAERSWILRLLCAGLNSDDDAMIYIRNSILETLMTFYVSPLSDFESKNLIIEVIKKSVKSDKITSHLVKHCSLFSWFSSLISVSRQRLSGDDNKLFLKHVLVALKVVNDVISFGRISKWLKNHGLDQLMELSSNLFNFLLHDATLANETLLLVNPFLQMVASTLKLSQKRKLYQPHSTLSMEGLYQMYQAGNVYDKGKKSIKSELALEAILMNAPHVSIFSMNQERLQSFLIWATTTALKSESIRRLEFNKYQFFRNDFREEFRENTVVSALLRWLTASVIIGKLRKRSYCMDSGLAETHNFESLNSLLVYVENTSGQRNDIDIGAEELLASTIFYLQLRLGVNHEVLPSVVCALCLLIFGASDFAVGKTDLLQDYDTLISSHSSRIRCPPEVNPTWRWSFYQPWKDHSLEFSDSQKMEEYHACLTLLVIISNVVGGKKLESASLSPVDLEKSGLFQWERSLLRN